One segment of Streptomyces sp. NBC_00576 DNA contains the following:
- a CDS encoding acyltransferase domain-containing protein has protein sequence MLPDADDLPEILLDLAVPHEDINELVALRGLLIRDPGAMRLLEECVEGLVRDMGEIGGAAPWPGERIADLLTGQTAGGEPGALGRYFAVYVFVAALPYVCAHHDALGVPPEVSRHTLADLGRNMAVYRRRHGQGGVQAPGWLALHFHGELFQLGRLQFQRARVGERRVKLLADTGLALDAHAMCLSLHIPDFHGPLSPAACDRSLALAMDFFARHFPGERYTAGVCHSWLLDPQLKRYLGADSNIVRFQERFRLAGKAGEPADTEPVQFVFGNPDLPMADLPRRTTVERAVGDHLRAGGHWYIGHGWFPLPTV, from the coding sequence GTGCTACCGGATGCCGACGACCTTCCCGAGATCCTGCTCGACCTGGCCGTACCCCATGAGGACATCAACGAACTGGTCGCACTGCGAGGGCTGTTGATCCGCGACCCCGGCGCGATGCGGCTTCTTGAGGAGTGCGTCGAGGGGCTGGTGCGGGACATGGGGGAGATCGGCGGAGCGGCGCCCTGGCCCGGCGAACGGATCGCGGACCTGCTCACCGGGCAGACTGCGGGCGGAGAGCCGGGGGCGCTGGGCCGGTACTTCGCCGTGTACGTGTTCGTCGCGGCGCTCCCGTACGTATGCGCCCACCACGACGCCCTCGGGGTCCCGCCCGAGGTGTCCCGCCATACGCTCGCCGACCTCGGGCGGAACATGGCGGTGTACCGCAGGAGGCACGGCCAAGGCGGCGTACAGGCTCCGGGATGGCTCGCGCTGCACTTCCACGGGGAGCTGTTCCAGCTGGGGCGGCTGCAGTTCCAGCGGGCACGTGTGGGGGAGCGGAGGGTGAAGTTGCTCGCCGACACCGGTCTGGCCCTCGACGCCCACGCGATGTGTCTCAGCCTGCACATCCCCGACTTTCACGGGCCACTGTCCCCGGCCGCCTGCGACCGGTCCCTGGCGCTGGCCATGGACTTCTTCGCGCGGCACTTTCCGGGGGAGCGGTACACGGCCGGGGTCTGTCACTCCTGGCTGCTGGATCCACAGCTGAAGCGGTATCTGGGGGCGGATTCCAATATCGTCCGCTTCCAGGAACGCTTCCGGCTCGCGGGGAAGGCGGGCGAGCCGGCCGACACCGAACCCGTCCAGTTCGTGTTCGGGAATCCGGACCTGCCGATGGCCGATCTGCCCCGGCGGACCACGGTGGAACGGGCTGTCGGGGACCATCTGCGGGCGGGCGGTCACTGGTACATCGGGCACGGATGGTTCCCGCTTCCGACGGTTTGA
- a CDS encoding class I SAM-dependent methyltransferase: MREGYEGTGPGAITPDGCAVELYSRMPIGNEPDIIAAAVPAGANILELGSGVGRMTHPLLERGFTVTAVDESAEMLERVRGARTICSPIEDLDLGEKFDVVMLASFLVHAGDAEVRRGLLRTCARHVVEGGQVLIQREGADYHTNVPRERVGPSGSTIRLVSSEPVGDGVNSVRAEYEFPDAVWTQTFLARPLTQEQFEEALGEAGLKVDRYLTEDGVWVRAVSG; the protein is encoded by the coding sequence ATGCGAGAAGGATATGAAGGCACGGGTCCCGGTGCGATCACCCCGGACGGCTGCGCGGTCGAGCTCTACTCGCGGATGCCGATCGGGAACGAGCCGGACATCATCGCCGCGGCGGTGCCCGCAGGCGCCAACATCCTGGAGCTCGGCAGTGGCGTCGGACGCATGACCCACCCGCTCTTAGAACGCGGCTTCACGGTCACGGCGGTGGACGAGTCGGCCGAGATGCTGGAGCGCGTCCGGGGAGCGCGCACGATATGCAGCCCCATCGAGGACCTTGACCTGGGCGAGAAGTTCGACGTGGTGATGCTCGCGTCGTTCCTCGTGCACGCTGGGGACGCCGAGGTGCGGCGGGGGCTGCTGCGTACCTGCGCCCGGCATGTCGTGGAGGGCGGCCAGGTGTTGATCCAGCGCGAGGGCGCGGACTACCACACGAACGTGCCCCGTGAGCGGGTCGGCCCGAGCGGCTCCACGATACGACTGGTGTCGTCGGAGCCGGTCGGCGACGGCGTCAACTCGGTGCGCGCGGAGTACGAGTTCCCGGACGCGGTATGGACCCAGACCTTCCTGGCCCGGCCGTTGACCCAGGAGCAGTTCGAGGAGGCTCTTGGGGAAGCGGGACTGAAGGTGGACCGGTATCTGACGGAGGACGGGGTCTGGGTGAGGGCGGTGAGTGGGTAG
- a CDS encoding DoxX family protein, which translates to MSETTAPVTPLTSAASTPPGTAARSVSARGRRAWIALRALQVVLALFYGFASALPKLIAHPSAAESFDKLGWGSAGMYTIGLLELAGAVALLIPVLQSVAAMALGALMVGAFVVQVAVFDGQYAATPLILMVPLTLIAWARRGHNADLLRLVRRRA; encoded by the coding sequence ATGTCCGAGACCACCGCTCCCGTCACGCCCCTTACTTCCGCCGCCTCCACCCCTCCTGGCACTGCTGCCAGGTCCGTGTCCGCACGTGGGCGGCGCGCCTGGATCGCGCTGCGGGCGCTTCAGGTGGTGCTGGCACTCTTCTACGGGTTCGCGAGCGCGCTGCCCAAGCTGATCGCGCACCCGTCGGCCGCCGAGTCCTTCGACAAGTTGGGCTGGGGCAGTGCGGGCATGTACACCATCGGGCTGCTCGAACTGGCCGGAGCCGTCGCGTTGCTGATCCCGGTGCTGCAGTCGGTGGCCGCGATGGCGCTGGGCGCGCTGATGGTCGGCGCGTTCGTCGTGCAGGTCGCCGTCTTCGACGGGCAGTACGCGGCGACACCGCTGATCCTCATGGTGCCGCTCACCCTTATCGCCTGGGCCCGCCGAGGGCACAACGCGGATCTGCTGCGGCTGGTGCGGCGACGGGCGTGA
- a CDS encoding PAC2 family protein: protein MLDPQGLYAWEPKGLAVVDMALAQESAGLVMLYHFDGYIDAGETGDQIVDRLLDTLPHQVVARFDHDRLVDYRARRPLLTFKRDRWTDYEVPTLDVRLVQDATGAPFLLLSGPEPDVEWERFAVAVQQIVERLGVRLSVNFHGIPMGVPHTRPVGLTPHGNRNELVPGHRSPFEEAQVPGSAESLVEYRLMEAGHDVLGVAAHVPHYIARSPYPDAALTVLEAVTAATGLVLPGIAHALRTDAHRTQTEIDRQIQEGDEDLVALVQGLEHQYDAAAGAESRGNMLAEPVDIPSADEIGLEFERFLAEREGEG from the coding sequence GTGCTTGATCCGCAGGGTTTGTACGCATGGGAGCCGAAAGGCCTGGCCGTCGTCGACATGGCATTGGCGCAGGAGTCGGCCGGTCTTGTCATGCTCTACCACTTCGACGGATACATCGACGCAGGCGAGACCGGCGACCAGATCGTCGACCGGCTGCTCGACACGCTGCCCCACCAGGTGGTGGCCCGCTTCGATCACGACCGGCTCGTGGACTACCGAGCGCGCCGCCCCCTGCTGACGTTCAAGCGCGACCGCTGGACGGACTACGAGGTGCCGACGCTCGATGTGCGGCTCGTCCAGGACGCCACGGGAGCGCCCTTCCTGCTGCTGTCCGGACCCGAGCCGGACGTCGAGTGGGAGCGTTTCGCGGTGGCCGTCCAGCAGATCGTCGAGCGCCTCGGTGTACGCCTTTCCGTGAACTTCCACGGCATCCCCATGGGCGTACCGCACACGCGCCCCGTGGGTCTCACGCCGCACGGCAACCGAAACGAACTGGTGCCGGGACACCGCAGCCCCTTCGAGGAGGCACAGGTCCCCGGCAGCGCGGAGTCGCTCGTCGAGTACCGCCTCATGGAGGCCGGCCACGACGTCCTGGGCGTCGCCGCGCACGTCCCGCACTACATCGCGCGCTCGCCGTACCCGGACGCCGCACTGACCGTCCTGGAGGCCGTCACGGCGGCCACCGGCCTGGTCCTGCCCGGCATCGCGCACGCACTGCGCACGGACGCCCACCGCACCCAGACGGAGATCGACCGCCAGATCCAGGAGGGCGACGAGGACCTCGTGGCCCTGGTCCAGGGCCTTGAACACCAGTACGACGCGGCTGCGGGTGCCGAGAGCCGGGGCAACATGCTCGCCGAGCCGGTCGACATCCCGTCCGCCGACGAGATCGGGCTGGAGTTCGAGCGGTTCCTCGCAGAGCGGGAGGGCGAGGGCTGA
- a CDS encoding DNA-binding protein yields the protein MPSTPDQHTDPFTPPQPEQARAHRVYASLFRIAERHATTDKQRHRQVHPSVIGPHEAVRLVSFLLSGAAQPDDGEPEVDHADITAALSLVPLVRGEMDELETGLLQMARGRGMTWQEIAFGLGLGTPQAARQRYERLASRATADTDSSE from the coding sequence ATGCCTTCGACTCCTGATCAGCACACCGATCCCTTCACGCCTCCGCAGCCGGAGCAGGCGCGAGCACACCGCGTCTACGCGTCCCTGTTTCGCATCGCCGAGCGACACGCGACCACTGACAAGCAACGCCACCGGCAGGTTCATCCTTCGGTCATCGGGCCGCATGAGGCCGTCAGGCTTGTGTCGTTCCTGCTCAGCGGAGCCGCACAGCCCGATGACGGCGAACCGGAGGTGGACCACGCTGATATCACCGCGGCATTGAGCCTCGTCCCACTGGTTCGCGGGGAGATGGACGAATTGGAAACCGGACTCCTCCAGATGGCACGGGGCCGCGGCATGACCTGGCAGGAGATCGCTTTCGGACTCGGGCTTGGCACTCCGCAAGCCGCCAGGCAGCGGTACGAACGACTGGCCAGCCGCGCCACAGCCGACACGGACAGCTCGGAGTAG
- a CDS encoding class I SAM-dependent methyltransferase has protein sequence MIQEPESSEPEATRRAAGVTESSRANRGWWDRNADDYQNEHGTFLGDDRFVWCPEGLDEVEAELLGPADDLKGKDVLEIGAGAAQCSRWLAAQGARPVALDLSHRQLQHALRIGGGVPLVEADAGALPFADGSFDLVCSAYGAMPFVADPVLVLREVRRVLRPGGRFVFSVTHPLRWAFPDEPGPEGLSVSHSYFDRTPYVEQDEDGNAVYVEHHRTVGDRVRDVVAGGFRLIDLVEPEWPAWNTSEWGGWSPLRGGLIPGTAIFVCERD, from the coding sequence ATCATCCAAGAGCCCGAATCGTCCGAGCCGGAGGCCACCCGGCGTGCCGCGGGAGTCACGGAAAGCTCCCGGGCAAACCGGGGCTGGTGGGACCGGAACGCGGACGACTACCAGAACGAGCACGGCACCTTCCTCGGCGACGACCGTTTCGTCTGGTGCCCCGAGGGCCTCGACGAGGTCGAGGCCGAGCTCCTCGGCCCGGCCGATGACCTCAAGGGCAAGGACGTCCTGGAGATCGGCGCCGGCGCGGCCCAGTGCTCGCGCTGGCTGGCCGCCCAGGGCGCCCGTCCGGTGGCCCTGGACCTCTCCCACCGTCAGCTCCAGCACGCCCTGCGGATCGGCGGCGGCGTCCCTCTGGTGGAGGCGGACGCGGGCGCCCTGCCCTTCGCGGACGGCTCCTTCGACCTGGTGTGCTCGGCGTACGGGGCCATGCCCTTCGTCGCCGATCCGGTGCTGGTGCTGCGCGAGGTGCGCCGGGTGCTGCGCCCGGGCGGGCGCTTCGTCTTCTCCGTGACGCACCCTCTCCGCTGGGCGTTCCCGGACGAGCCCGGTCCGGAGGGCCTGTCCGTCTCGCATTCGTACTTCGACCGCACGCCGTACGTCGAGCAGGACGAAGACGGCAACGCGGTGTACGTCGAGCACCACAGGACGGTCGGCGACCGCGTCCGGGACGTCGTGGCGGGCGGCTTCCGCCTGATCGACCTGGTCGAGCCGGAGTGGCCGGCCTGGAACACGTCCGAATGGGGCGGCTGGTCCCCGCTGCGCGGCGGCCTCATCCCGGGGACGGCAATCTTCGTCTGCGAGCGCGACTGA
- a CDS encoding tetratricopeptide repeat protein, which translates to MPETSGWTGRTPETHVIDFRAAERLLAARDPRGAVKLLDPVIAAHPENTAARLLRARAFFAAAQLRPAELEFTIVLEREPDNAFAHYALARTYERQRRPEQATRHFRLAAALDPNPRYLEAARFDDSQS; encoded by the coding sequence GTGCCCGAGACCAGCGGATGGACCGGACGTACTCCGGAGACGCATGTCATCGACTTCCGCGCGGCCGAGCGACTGCTCGCCGCGCGCGATCCCCGTGGCGCGGTGAAACTGCTCGACCCCGTGATCGCCGCGCACCCCGAGAACACGGCCGCCCGACTGCTGCGCGCGCGTGCCTTCTTCGCCGCCGCCCAACTGCGCCCAGCCGAGCTGGAGTTCACGATCGTCCTGGAGCGCGAGCCGGACAACGCGTTCGCGCACTACGCGCTCGCCCGCACCTATGAGCGTCAGCGCCGCCCCGAGCAGGCCACGCGCCACTTCCGGCTGGCGGCGGCGCTCGACCCGAACCCGCGCTATCTGGAAGCGGCGCGCTTCGACGACTCGCAGTCCTGA
- a CDS encoding MOSC domain-containing protein: protein MSGIVVAVSSNGTYSFSKPNRDSVRLLAGLGVEGDVHSGTTVKHRSRMAQDPTRPNLRQVHLVHEELFAEVGEQGFEVAPGELGENITTRGIDLLALPVGTLLHIGDDVVLTVTGLRNPCLQIDNFQDGLLKRVVGRDDAGNVVRKAGIMSIVTEGGEVRPGDTVKAELPSGPHQALGPV, encoded by the coding sequence ATGAGCGGCATAGTGGTGGCGGTCAGCAGCAACGGCACGTACTCGTTCAGCAAGCCGAACCGGGACAGCGTCAGACTGCTGGCCGGGCTGGGGGTGGAGGGGGACGTGCACTCCGGGACGACCGTCAAGCATCGCTCGCGCATGGCCCAGGACCCCACGCGGCCTAATCTGCGCCAGGTGCACCTCGTGCACGAGGAGCTCTTCGCCGAGGTCGGTGAGCAGGGGTTCGAGGTGGCGCCCGGAGAACTCGGCGAGAACATCACCACCCGGGGTATCGATCTGCTCGCGCTTCCGGTCGGCACCCTGCTGCACATCGGTGACGACGTCGTGCTGACGGTGACCGGCCTGCGCAATCCCTGTCTGCAGATCGACAACTTCCAGGACGGCCTGCTGAAGCGGGTGGTCGGACGGGACGACGCCGGGAACGTCGTCCGAAAGGCCGGAATCATGAGCATCGTGACGGAGGGAGGTGAGGTGCGCCCCGGAGACACGGTCAAGGCCGAGTTGCCCAGCGGGCCGCACCAGGCTCTGGGACCGGTCTGA
- a CDS encoding DUF6343 family protein, producing the protein MRTGSEPMTARSALRARLWLSVWGLVWSIAGTAAFALAGRPGWAVACGVLWLVVTVDLTMILRHIRQGPHYQPGPDVPPYLPPEQRGP; encoded by the coding sequence ATGCGTACAGGCAGTGAGCCGATGACAGCGCGCAGTGCCCTGCGGGCGCGCCTGTGGCTGAGCGTGTGGGGGCTGGTCTGGTCGATCGCCGGGACGGCCGCGTTCGCCCTCGCCGGGCGCCCCGGGTGGGCGGTTGCCTGCGGAGTCCTGTGGCTGGTCGTCACGGTCGACCTGACCATGATCCTCCGGCACATCCGGCAGGGCCCGCACTACCAGCCGGGCCCCGACGTCCCGCCGTACCTGCCACCGGAGCAGCGCGGCCCGTGA
- a CDS encoding (2Fe-2S) ferredoxin domain-containing protein has product MSARTVIGAARTRPCTLVVCRGCCCGDPRKYPGYDHDWQLERLRAAATASAGRLAVRTADCLGPCDQANVIVVQPSGEGRRRGGKAVWIGWSMGDDCTDEILRWAEAGGPGVAPPPPTLELQFVQSAGERTRARRR; this is encoded by the coding sequence GTGAGCGCCCGTACGGTGATCGGCGCCGCCCGCACCCGCCCCTGCACTCTGGTCGTCTGCCGTGGCTGCTGTTGCGGCGACCCGCGTAAGTACCCCGGCTACGACCACGACTGGCAGTTGGAGCGGCTGCGCGCGGCGGCCACGGCCTCCGCCGGCCGCCTCGCGGTCCGCACGGCGGACTGCCTCGGCCCATGCGACCAGGCGAACGTCATCGTCGTACAGCCGTCGGGCGAGGGCCGCAGGCGTGGCGGGAAAGCCGTGTGGATCGGCTGGTCGATGGGCGACGACTGCACCGACGAGATACTCCGCTGGGCGGAGGCGGGCGGCCCGGGCGTCGCCCCTCCCCCGCCCACGCTGGAACTCCAGTTCGTGCAATCCGCGGGCGAACGCACCCGCGCCCGTCGTCGCTAG
- a CDS encoding RNA-binding S4 domain-containing protein: MASGRASEGPDTEGGAHTEDGTAADTAPASPAVAAADAAGPASGETVRIDSWIWSVRLVKTRSMGATACRGGHVRVNGERVKPAYAVRVGDEVRIRHAGHERIVVVKRVIRKRVGAPVAIQCYVDNSPPPPPREAVAPAGIRDRGTGRPTKRDRREMERLRGVTGPDDAS, encoded by the coding sequence ATGGCATCTGGCAGGGCTTCCGAGGGCCCGGACACCGAAGGCGGCGCGCACACCGAAGACGGCACCGCCGCCGACACGGCACCGGCCTCCCCGGCGGTGGCCGCGGCCGACGCCGCCGGTCCGGCTAGCGGCGAGACCGTCCGCATCGACAGCTGGATCTGGTCCGTACGTCTGGTGAAGACCCGCTCCATGGGCGCGACCGCCTGCCGAGGCGGCCACGTACGTGTCAATGGCGAGCGAGTGAAGCCCGCGTACGCCGTGCGCGTCGGCGACGAGGTACGCATCCGCCACGCCGGTCACGAACGGATCGTCGTGGTGAAGCGCGTGATCCGCAAGCGGGTCGGGGCCCCGGTGGCCATCCAGTGCTACGTCGACAACAGCCCGCCGCCACCACCCCGCGAGGCCGTCGCCCCGGCGGGCATCCGCGACCGCGGCACGGGCCGCCCGACCAAGCGCGACCGCCGCGAGATGGAACGCCTACGAGGCGTCACCGGACCCGACGACGCCTCGTAA
- the coaE gene encoding dephospho-CoA kinase, protein MLTVGLTGGIGAGKSEVSRLFVARGAVLIDADRIAREVVAPGTEGLAAVVDAFGTEVLAEGGGLDRPKLGSIVFADPEKLAVLNSIVHPLVGIRSRALEAAADDDAVVIHDVPLLAENGLKSLYDLVIVVDASPETQLDRLVRLRGMTEHDARARMAAQATREKRLEIADVVIDNDVPLDELELRVTDVWADLVRRARASGE, encoded by the coding sequence ATGCTGACAGTGGGCCTGACCGGTGGCATCGGGGCCGGCAAGAGCGAGGTGTCGCGGCTGTTCGTCGCCCGGGGTGCGGTCCTGATCGACGCAGACCGCATCGCACGCGAGGTCGTCGCCCCGGGGACCGAGGGTCTCGCGGCGGTGGTCGACGCCTTCGGTACGGAGGTGCTCGCCGAGGGAGGCGGCCTGGACCGGCCCAAGCTGGGCTCGATCGTCTTCGCCGACCCGGAGAAGCTCGCCGTACTCAACTCGATCGTGCACCCCCTGGTGGGCATCCGTTCGCGCGCCCTCGAAGCCGCCGCGGACGATGACGCTGTCGTGATCCACGACGTACCGCTGCTCGCGGAGAACGGCCTCAAGTCGCTGTACGACCTCGTGATCGTCGTCGACGCGAGCCCTGAGACCCAGCTCGACCGGCTGGTCCGGCTGCGCGGCATGACCGAACACGACGCACGCGCGCGTATGGCCGCCCAGGCCACCCGCGAGAAGCGCCTGGAGATCGCGGACGTCGTCATCGACAACGACGTACCTCTGGACGAGCTGGAACTGCGCGTAACGGACGTATGGGCTGACCTCGTACGCAGAGCGCGGGCATCGGGGGAATAG
- the pip gene encoding prolyl aminopeptidase, whose translation MGLYPEIEPYDHGMLDVGDGNHVYWEVCGNPQGKPAVVLHGGPGSGVSAHSRRYFDPAAYRIVLLDQRGAGRSTPHASVYDTDMSVNTTGHILADLELLRRHLGIERWLVWGVSWGSVLGLRYAQTHPEVVSELVLTAVATGSDAEVALLTRGLGNLFPEAFETFRAGVPEGEQDGNLAAAYNRLLESPDPEVRERAARAWTDWETAMLPAPPRSVPRYEDPVFRMGFARTVTHYWGDDHFLGEGNEGAHGVVLRDAHRLKNIPGTLVQGSLDPGNLLGTVWRLHHAWPGSELIVVDEVGHNAGAPGMVDELVAATDRYAGRG comes from the coding sequence ATGGGCCTGTATCCGGAGATCGAACCGTACGACCACGGCATGCTGGATGTCGGGGACGGCAACCACGTCTACTGGGAAGTCTGCGGGAATCCGCAGGGCAAGCCGGCGGTGGTGCTGCACGGTGGGCCGGGGTCGGGGGTGAGCGCGCACTCCCGGCGGTACTTCGATCCTGCCGCCTACCGGATCGTGCTGCTCGATCAGCGCGGGGCCGGGCGTTCGACGCCGCATGCGAGCGTGTACGACACCGATATGAGTGTCAACACGACGGGCCACATCCTGGCCGATCTCGAGCTGCTGAGGCGGCACTTGGGGATCGAGCGGTGGCTGGTGTGGGGGGTGTCGTGGGGTTCGGTGCTCGGGCTGCGGTACGCGCAGACGCATCCGGAGGTCGTGTCCGAGCTGGTGCTCACCGCGGTCGCGACCGGTTCCGACGCCGAAGTGGCCCTGCTGACCAGGGGACTGGGGAACTTGTTCCCCGAGGCGTTCGAGACGTTCCGAGCCGGGGTGCCCGAGGGCGAACAGGACGGGAACCTGGCCGCCGCGTACAACCGGCTGCTGGAGTCGCCCGACCCCGAGGTGCGAGAGCGTGCCGCGCGGGCGTGGACCGACTGGGAGACGGCCATGCTCCCGGCGCCGCCCCGTTCCGTACCGCGCTACGAGGACCCGGTGTTCCGCATGGGCTTCGCCCGGACCGTCACCCACTACTGGGGCGACGACCACTTCCTGGGCGAGGGGAACGAGGGCGCGCACGGCGTCGTACTGCGTGACGCGCACCGGCTCAAGAACATCCCCGGCACCCTCGTCCAGGGCAGCCTCGACCCCGGTAACCTGCTCGGCACGGTCTGGCGGCTCCATCACGCCTGGCCAGGCAGCGAGTTGATCGTCGTCGACGAGGTCGGGCACAACGCGGGAGCGCCGGGCATGGTGGACGAGCTGGTGGCGGCCACGGACCGGTACGCCGGCCGCGGCTGA
- a CDS encoding uracil-DNA glycosylase yields MDTSDPAAGLTGLDERIAGCRVCPRLVAWREEVARTKRAGFADWDYWGRPVPGFGPADARLLIVGLAPAAHGGNRTGRMFTGDRSGDVLYAALHEVGLASQAASVSVDDGLELYGVRITSPVHCAPPANKPTPEERDACRPWLVSELELLRPTLRAVVVLGAFGWQATLPALDAAGWSVPRPRPAFAHGARVTLGGGLRLFGCFHVSQRNTFTGRLTPAMLQDVLRDAASAAGLPHQR; encoded by the coding sequence ATGGACACAAGTGATCCGGCGGCCGGGCTGACCGGGCTCGACGAGCGGATCGCCGGGTGCCGGGTCTGCCCCCGGCTGGTCGCCTGGCGGGAGGAGGTCGCCCGTACCAAGCGGGCCGGCTTCGCCGACTGGGACTACTGGGGGCGGCCGGTGCCGGGGTTCGGGCCGGCGGATGCCCGGCTGCTGATCGTCGGACTGGCGCCCGCTGCCCACGGCGGGAACCGGACCGGGCGGATGTTCACCGGGGACCGCTCCGGAGATGTGCTGTACGCGGCGCTGCACGAGGTGGGGCTGGCGTCGCAGGCTGCGTCGGTGAGCGTCGACGACGGGCTCGAACTGTACGGCGTACGCATCACCTCGCCCGTGCACTGCGCCCCGCCCGCCAACAAACCGACGCCCGAGGAGCGGGACGCCTGCCGACCGTGGCTGGTGAGCGAGCTGGAGCTGCTCCGGCCGACACTGCGGGCCGTGGTGGTGCTCGGGGCGTTCGGCTGGCAGGCGACGCTGCCCGCCCTCGACGCGGCCGGCTGGAGCGTGCCGCGTCCGCGCCCCGCCTTCGCGCACGGGGCGCGGGTCACGCTCGGCGGCGGCCTGCGGCTCTTCGGGTGCTTCCACGTCAGCCAGCGCAACACCTTCACCGGCCGCCTCACGCCCGCGATGCTCCAGGACGTGCTGCGCGACGCGGCGAGCGCCGCCGGACTCCCCCATCAGCGGTGA
- the rpsA gene encoding 30S ribosomal protein S1, producing MTSSTEITATTPQVAVNDIGDEEAFLAAIDETIKYFNDGDIVDGVIVKVDRDEVLLDIGYKTEGVIPSRELSIKHDVDPNEVVKVGDEIEALVLQKEDKEGRLILSKKRAQYERAWGTIEKIKEEDGIVTGTVIEVVKGGLILDIGLRGFLPASLVEMRRVRDLQPYVGKELEAKIIELDKNRNNVVLSRRAWLEQTQSEVRQTFLTTLQKGQVRSGVVSSIVNFGAFVDLGGVDGLVHVSELSWKHIDHPSEVVEVGQEVTVEVLDVDMDRERVSLSLKATQEDPWQQFARTHQIGQVVPGKVTKLVPFGAFVRVDEGIEGLVHISELAERHVEIPEQVVQVNDEIFVKVIDIDLERRRISLSLKQANESFGSDPASVEFDPTLYGMAASYDDQGNYIYPEGFDPETNDWLEGFESQREVWENQYAEAQQRFEQHQAQVIKSREADAQAEAEGTSTTGAAPAASGGGGGSYSSESDDTSGALASDEALAALREKLAGGQS from the coding sequence ATGACGAGCAGCACCGAGATCACCGCCACCACTCCGCAGGTTGCGGTCAACGACATCGGTGACGAGGAAGCATTCCTCGCCGCTATCGACGAGACGATCAAGTACTTCAACGATGGTGACATCGTCGACGGCGTCATCGTCAAGGTTGACCGGGACGAGGTTCTCCTCGACATCGGTTACAAGACCGAAGGTGTCATCCCGAGCCGTGAGCTCTCGATCAAGCACGACGTCGACCCCAACGAGGTCGTCAAGGTCGGCGACGAGATCGAAGCCCTTGTTCTCCAGAAGGAGGACAAAGAAGGCCGCCTGATCCTCTCGAAGAAGCGCGCCCAGTACGAGCGCGCCTGGGGCACCATCGAGAAGATCAAGGAAGAGGACGGCATCGTCACCGGTACCGTCATCGAGGTTGTCAAGGGTGGTCTCATCCTCGACATCGGCCTCCGTGGCTTCCTGCCGGCCTCCCTCGTCGAGATGCGTCGAGTCCGCGACCTCCAGCCCTACGTGGGCAAGGAGCTCGAGGCGAAGATCATCGAGCTGGACAAGAACCGCAACAACGTGGTTCTGTCCCGCCGCGCCTGGCTCGAGCAGACCCAGTCCGAGGTGCGCCAGACGTTCCTCACGACCCTGCAGAAGGGTCAGGTCCGCTCCGGCGTCGTCTCCTCGATCGTCAACTTCGGTGCCTTCGTGGACCTGGGTGGCGTCGACGGTCTCGTGCACGTCTCCGAGCTCTCCTGGAAGCACATCGACCACCCCTCCGAGGTTGTCGAGGTCGGCCAGGAAGTCACCGTCGAGGTCCTCGACGTCGACATGGACCGCGAGCGTGTCTCCCTGTCGCTGAAGGCGACGCAGGAAGACCCGTGGCAGCAGTTCGCCCGGACGCACCAGATCGGTCAGGTCGTCCCGGGTAAGGTCACGAAGCTCGTTCCGTTCGGTGCGTTCGTCCGCGTGGACGAGGGCATCGAGGGTCTGGTCCACATCTCCGAGCTGGCCGAGCGCCACGTGGAGATCCCGGAGCAGGTCGTCCAGGTCAACGACGAGATCTTCGTCAAGGTCATCGACATCGACCTCGAGCGCCGCCGCATCAGCCTCTCGCTGAAGCAGGCCAACGAGTCCTTCGGTTCCGACCCGGCCTCGGTCGAGTTCGACCCGACGCTCTACGGCATGGCCGCGTCGTACGACGACCAGGGCAACTACATCTACCCCGAGGGCTTCGACCCCGAGACCAACGACTGGCTCGAGGGCTTCGAATCCCAGCGCGAGGTGTGGGAGAACCAGTACGCCGAGGCGCAGCAGCGCTTCGAGCAGCACCAGGCTCAGGTCATCAAGTCCCGCGAGGCCGACGCTCAGGCCGAGGCCGAGGGCACCAGCACGACGGGTGCGGCTCCGGCCGCCTCCGGTGGTGGCGGCGGCTCGTACTCCTCGGAGTCGGACGACACGTCCGGCGCCCTGGCGTCGGACGAGGCTCTTGCGGCGCTCCGCGAGAAGCTGGCCGGTGGCCAGAGCTGA